One window from the genome of Micromonospora aurantiaca ATCC 27029 encodes:
- a CDS encoding APC family permease: MSSDPFFSDGGLRRGRLGTAHLVFFTVAASAPLTVLGGGVTTMYAVSGNIGAALGYVLLAAVLAVFATGYAAMSRYVANAGAFYAYIANGLGRAGGVAGSAVALAAYNAIQIGLYGLLGAILGDFMDAKTGISLDWWVWALLAWVFIGALGVLRIDLNATVLAVLLILECVAVLIFDLVAFANPDGGTVTTAGISPGHLFGAGFGAVLAFTIASFTGFESGAIYSEEVKDPRRTVARATYIAVAFTGLFYAFSAWALTVLTGPENAPAASAEAGPGIIFGALDQYTGAVVADIANVLFITSVLAALLSFHNGVARYLFALGRERVLPGFLGATSSRSGAPVAGSLVQSVLAVVVFLAFAMTGRDPVIDLFTWLSGAAAVGVVLLMTLTSASVVGFFRGRPGPESAWQRAIAPALGTVLLTAVLLVLLFNFDALLAPDTASYLKWLLPAIPVAAGVVGLIWGAILRTSRPETYRRIGQVTEEGLHEPGLHPAPEADRWAGAHHR; the protein is encoded by the coding sequence TTGTCCTCCGATCCGTTCTTCTCCGACGGTGGGCTGCGCCGCGGTCGTCTCGGCACCGCCCACCTCGTCTTCTTCACCGTCGCCGCGTCCGCCCCGCTGACCGTTCTCGGCGGTGGTGTCACCACCATGTACGCGGTCAGCGGCAACATCGGCGCCGCGCTCGGATACGTGCTCCTCGCCGCCGTGCTGGCCGTCTTCGCCACCGGCTACGCCGCGATGAGCCGGTACGTCGCCAACGCCGGCGCGTTCTACGCGTACATCGCCAACGGTCTCGGCCGGGCCGGCGGGGTGGCCGGCTCGGCTGTCGCACTGGCGGCGTACAACGCGATCCAGATCGGTCTCTACGGCCTGCTCGGCGCGATCCTGGGCGACTTCATGGACGCCAAGACCGGCATCAGCCTCGACTGGTGGGTCTGGGCGCTGCTGGCCTGGGTGTTCATCGGCGCGCTCGGCGTCCTGCGCATCGACCTCAACGCCACGGTCCTCGCGGTGCTGCTCATCCTCGAGTGCGTGGCCGTGCTGATCTTCGACCTGGTCGCCTTCGCCAACCCCGACGGCGGCACCGTCACCACCGCCGGCATCAGCCCCGGCCACCTGTTCGGCGCCGGCTTCGGCGCGGTGCTCGCGTTCACCATCGCCTCCTTCACCGGCTTCGAGAGCGGCGCCATCTACAGCGAGGAGGTCAAGGACCCGCGGCGCACGGTCGCCCGGGCCACCTACATCGCGGTCGCGTTCACCGGCCTGTTCTACGCCTTCTCCGCCTGGGCGCTGACCGTGCTCACCGGTCCGGAGAACGCCCCGGCGGCCAGTGCCGAGGCGGGGCCGGGCATCATCTTCGGCGCACTCGACCAGTACACCGGCGCGGTCGTCGCGGACATCGCCAACGTCCTGTTCATCACCAGCGTGCTGGCCGCCCTGCTGTCGTTCCACAACGGCGTGGCGCGTTACCTGTTCGCCCTGGGCCGGGAGCGGGTGCTGCCGGGCTTCCTCGGCGCCACCTCCAGCCGCAGCGGCGCGCCCGTCGCGGGCTCGCTCGTGCAGAGCGTCCTCGCAGTGGTGGTGTTCCTGGCGTTCGCGATGACCGGCCGTGACCCGGTCATCGACCTGTTCACCTGGCTGTCCGGCGCCGCGGCCGTCGGCGTCGTGCTGCTGATGACACTCACCTCGGCCTCCGTGGTGGGCTTCTTCCGGGGCCGTCCCGGCCCGGAGAGCGCGTGGCAGCGGGCGATCGCCCCGGCGCTCGGCACGGTCCTGCTCACCGCCGTGCTGCTGGTGCTGCTGTTCAACTTCGACGCGCTGCTCGCCCCCGACACCGCGAGCTACCTGAAGTGGCTGCTGCCGGCGATCCCGGTGGCGGCGGGCGTGGTCGGCCTGATCTGGGGCGCGATCCTGCGCACCAGCCGACCGGAGACGTACCGCCGGATCGGCCAGGTCACCGAGGAGGGCCTGCACGAGCCCGGCCTGCACCCGGCCCCCGAGGCCGACCGCTGGGCCGGCGCCCACCACCGCTGA
- a CDS encoding DedA family protein: MVDVQHWLAALPPALICLLVGGVIGVESMGIPLPGEIVLVSAALLAATGVVGPEWVAAAAATGAIIGDSVGYAVGRRGGRPLLERLGRRFPKHLGPAHLARAELSFARHGVWAVFFGRFVALLRILAGPLAGALRVPYRRFLVANAAGGLVWAFGTTYLLFYLGQAAEHWLKDISWAGLVLAVLAGVVSTAWLRRRAKRLHVSEPSDQPTPVPAADR, encoded by the coding sequence GTGGTCGACGTACAGCACTGGCTCGCCGCGCTCCCACCGGCCCTGATCTGCCTGCTCGTGGGCGGGGTGATCGGCGTGGAGAGCATGGGCATCCCGCTGCCCGGCGAGATCGTGCTGGTCAGCGCCGCCCTGCTCGCCGCCACAGGCGTCGTCGGGCCCGAGTGGGTGGCCGCCGCCGCGGCGACAGGCGCCATCATCGGCGACTCCGTCGGGTACGCCGTCGGCCGCCGTGGTGGCCGCCCCCTGCTGGAACGGCTCGGCCGGCGCTTCCCGAAACACCTCGGCCCGGCACACCTGGCCCGCGCCGAGCTGAGCTTCGCCCGGCACGGCGTCTGGGCCGTGTTCTTCGGGCGGTTCGTCGCGCTGCTGCGCATCCTCGCCGGGCCGCTCGCCGGGGCGCTGCGCGTGCCGTACCGCCGGTTCCTGGTCGCGAACGCCGCGGGCGGGCTGGTGTGGGCGTTCGGCACCACCTACCTGCTGTTCTACCTCGGGCAGGCCGCCGAGCACTGGCTCAAGGACATCTCCTGGGCCGGACTGGTGCTGGCGGTGCTGGCCGGCGTGGTGAGTACCGCGTGGCTGCGCCGCCGGGCCAAGCGCCTGCACGTGTCCGAGCCTTCCGACCAGCCCACCCCGGTCCCCGCAGCCGACCGCTGA
- a CDS encoding VOC family protein: protein MIHHVLLACPRGSEDASRSFYAGLLGLTEKPKPPALAARGGCWFTGYDAELHLGVEDDFRPARKAHPALLRTDLDELAARLDAAGHTVTWGDDEIPGMRRFHTYDPHGNRLEFLAPAG from the coding sequence ATGATCCATCACGTCCTGCTCGCCTGCCCTCGCGGCTCCGAGGACGCGTCCCGCTCCTTCTACGCGGGCCTGCTCGGCCTCACCGAGAAGCCCAAACCCCCGGCCCTCGCCGCCCGCGGTGGCTGCTGGTTCACCGGGTACGACGCCGAACTGCACCTGGGCGTCGAGGACGACTTCCGCCCGGCCCGCAAGGCGCACCCCGCGCTGCTGCGCACCGACCTGGACGAGCTGGCCGCCCGCCTCGACGCCGCCGGACACACAGTGACCTGGGGCGACGACGAGATTCCCGGCATGCGTCGGTTCCACACGTACGACCCGCACGGCAACCGGCTGGAGTTTCTGGCCCCCGCGGGCTGA
- a CDS encoding aconitate hydratase, which yields MKEYDVASLDTFGAKTQLRVGDASYEIFRIDKVEGHERLPYSLKILLENLLRTEDGANITADHIQQLGAWDATADPSVEIQFTPARVLMQDFTGVPCVVDLATMREAVRDLGGDATKVNPLAPAELVIDHSVIADLFGREDAFERNVELEYERNKERYQFLRWGQTAFNEFKVVPPGTGIVHQVNIEYLARTIMERNGQAYPDTVVGTDSHTTMVNGLGVLGWGVGGIEAEAAMLGQPVSMLIPRVVGFKLSGEMPAGTTATDLVLTITEMLRKHGVVGKFVEFYGPGVSAVPLANRATIGNMSPEYGSTVAIFPIDAETVRYLELTGRDASQVALVEAYAKEQGLWHDPEREPEYSERLELDLGTIEPSLAGPKRPQDRVPLGSAKTLFRAALSDYVAADETGGDPGRKPGVPQQEKPFGADGPADEASAESFPASDSPANGVNDPADAPRDLETAAVGAGGRASNPVRVTGADGVEYELDHGAVVIAAITSCTNTSNPQVMIGAALLARNAVDKGLARKPWVKTTLAPGSKVVMDYYDRAGLTPYLEKLGFNLVGYGCTTCIGNSGPLPEEVSAAVNDGDLAVVSVLSGNRNFEGRINPDVKMNYLASPPLVVAYALAGTMDIDLANEPIGEDAQGNPVFLREIWPNSAEIQDVIASAIGATGFSAAYADVFAGDERWQSLPTPTGDTFSWDGESTYVRKPPYFEGMQQEPAPVQDIADARVLAKLGDSVTTDHISPAGSIKADSPAGKYLAEHGVARHEFNSYGSRRGNHEVMIRGTFANIRLRNQLVPGVEGGFTVNHLTGEQTSIYDASMAYQEAGVPLVILAGKEYGSGSSRDWAAKGTMLLGVKAVIAESYERIHRSNLIGMGVLPLQFPGGETAESLGLTGTETFSISGVTALNDGDTPRTVKVTTDTGVEFDAVVRIDTPGEADYYRHGGILQYVLRRMIAS from the coding sequence GTGAAGGAGTACGACGTGGCGAGCCTCGACACCTTCGGTGCGAAGACCCAGCTACGCGTCGGAGACGCGAGCTACGAGATTTTCAGGATCGACAAGGTGGAGGGCCACGAGCGACTGCCCTACAGCTTGAAGATCCTGCTGGAGAACCTGCTGCGGACCGAGGACGGCGCGAACATCACCGCCGACCACATCCAGCAGCTCGGCGCGTGGGACGCCACCGCCGACCCGAGCGTGGAGATCCAGTTCACCCCGGCCCGGGTGCTGATGCAGGACTTCACCGGCGTGCCCTGCGTGGTCGACCTGGCCACCATGCGCGAGGCGGTCCGTGACCTGGGCGGCGACGCCACCAAGGTCAACCCCCTGGCCCCGGCCGAGCTGGTCATCGACCACTCGGTCATCGCCGACCTGTTCGGCCGCGAGGACGCCTTCGAGCGCAACGTCGAGCTGGAGTACGAGCGCAACAAGGAGCGCTACCAGTTCCTGCGCTGGGGTCAGACCGCGTTCAACGAGTTCAAGGTCGTCCCGCCGGGCACCGGCATCGTGCACCAGGTCAACATCGAGTACCTGGCCCGTACGATCATGGAGCGCAACGGCCAGGCGTACCCGGACACGGTCGTCGGCACCGACTCGCACACCACCATGGTCAACGGCCTGGGCGTGCTGGGCTGGGGCGTCGGCGGCATCGAGGCCGAGGCCGCGATGCTCGGCCAGCCGGTCAGCATGCTGATCCCCCGGGTCGTCGGCTTCAAGCTCTCCGGCGAGATGCCGGCCGGCACCACCGCCACCGACCTGGTGCTGACCATCACCGAGATGCTGCGCAAGCACGGTGTGGTCGGCAAGTTCGTCGAGTTCTATGGCCCGGGCGTGAGCGCGGTGCCGCTGGCGAACCGCGCCACCATCGGCAACATGTCGCCGGAGTACGGCTCGACCGTGGCGATCTTCCCGATCGACGCCGAGACCGTCCGCTACCTGGAGCTGACCGGCCGCGACGCGTCTCAGGTGGCGCTGGTCGAGGCGTATGCCAAGGAGCAGGGCCTCTGGCACGACCCGGAGCGCGAGCCGGAGTACTCCGAGCGCCTGGAGCTGGACCTCGGCACCATCGAGCCGTCGCTGGCCGGCCCGAAGCGCCCGCAGGACCGGGTGCCGCTGGGCAGCGCCAAGACGCTGTTCCGCGCCGCGCTCAGCGACTACGTGGCAGCCGACGAGACCGGTGGCGACCCGGGCCGCAAGCCGGGCGTGCCGCAGCAGGAGAAGCCGTTCGGTGCCGACGGCCCGGCCGACGAGGCGTCGGCCGAGTCGTTCCCGGCCAGCGACTCCCCCGCCAACGGCGTCAACGACCCGGCGGACGCGCCGCGCGACCTGGAGACCGCCGCGGTGGGCGCGGGCGGCCGGGCCAGCAATCCGGTACGCGTGACCGGCGCCGACGGCGTCGAGTACGAGCTGGACCACGGCGCCGTGGTGATCGCCGCGATCACCTCCTGCACCAACACCTCGAACCCGCAGGTCATGATCGGCGCCGCGCTGCTGGCCCGCAACGCGGTGGACAAGGGCCTGGCCCGCAAGCCGTGGGTGAAGACCACCCTGGCGCCGGGTTCGAAGGTCGTCATGGACTACTACGACCGCGCCGGCCTCACGCCGTACCTGGAGAAGCTCGGCTTCAACCTGGTCGGCTACGGCTGCACCACCTGCATCGGCAACTCCGGCCCGCTGCCGGAGGAGGTCTCCGCCGCCGTCAACGACGGTGACCTCGCAGTCGTGTCGGTGCTGTCCGGCAACCGCAACTTCGAGGGCCGGATCAACCCGGACGTCAAGATGAACTACCTGGCGTCCCCGCCGCTGGTGGTCGCGTACGCGCTCGCCGGCACCATGGACATCGACCTGGCGAACGAGCCGATCGGCGAGGACGCCCAGGGCAACCCGGTGTTCCTGCGGGAGATCTGGCCGAACAGCGCCGAGATCCAGGACGTCATCGCCTCGGCGATCGGCGCGACCGGCTTCAGCGCCGCGTACGCCGACGTGTTCGCCGGTGACGAGCGCTGGCAGTCGCTGCCGACCCCGACCGGTGACACGTTCTCCTGGGACGGCGAGTCGACGTACGTGCGCAAGCCCCCGTACTTCGAGGGCATGCAGCAGGAGCCGGCCCCGGTCCAGGACATCGCCGACGCGCGCGTGCTGGCGAAGCTGGGCGACTCGGTGACCACCGACCACATCTCCCCGGCCGGTTCGATCAAGGCGGACTCCCCCGCCGGCAAGTACCTGGCCGAGCACGGCGTGGCCCGGCACGAGTTCAACTCGTACGGCTCCCGCCGCGGCAACCACGAGGTGATGATCCGGGGCACGTTCGCCAACATCCGGCTGCGCAACCAGCTCGTCCCGGGTGTCGAGGGCGGCTTCACGGTCAACCACCTGACCGGCGAGCAGACCTCGATCTACGACGCCTCGATGGCGTACCAGGAGGCGGGCGTCCCGCTGGTCATCCTGGCCGGCAAGGAGTACGGCTCCGGCTCGTCGCGTGACTGGGCGGCCAAGGGCACCATGCTGCTGGGCGTGAAGGCGGTCATCGCCGAGTCGTACGAGCGGATCCACCGCTCGAACCTGATCGGCATGGGCGTGCTGCCGCTGCAGTTCCCGGGCGGCGAGACCGCCGAGTCGCTGGGCCTCACCGGCACGGAGACGTTCTCGATCAGCGGCGTCACCGCGCTGAACGACGGCGACACCCCGCGCACGGTGAAGGTCACCACCGACACCGGCGTGGAGTTCGACGCCGTGGTCCGCATCGACACCCCGGGTGAGGCGGACTACTACCGGCACGGCGGCATCCTGCAGTACGTGCTGCGCCGCATGATCGCCAGCTGA
- a CDS encoding DUF5753 domain-containing protein, whose amino-acid sequence MNHAFVTALAGAGHTAESLAERLGLHPKTVARWANPGHIPQSRHRATVANLLGQPIEALWPDAVRRREPVWFRPWVDIEREAVALRTFELAWVPGLLQTEAYARATFIGQPLTADEITDLVTARLDRQGILTRPRGPLYVVVLDEQVLRRTAAGDRALMAAQVTHLLACAELPNVQLHVVPADTPTYPGLDGPFVIAELRDGNRVAHVDSQARAQIIEQPSEIATLERRWERIRGEALPRARTLELLREVAAAWT is encoded by the coding sequence ATGAACCACGCCTTCGTCACCGCGCTGGCCGGCGCCGGCCACACCGCCGAGAGCCTGGCGGAGCGGCTCGGCCTGCACCCGAAGACGGTGGCCCGGTGGGCGAACCCCGGGCACATCCCGCAGAGCCGGCACCGCGCGACTGTGGCGAACCTGCTGGGCCAGCCGATCGAGGCGCTCTGGCCCGACGCGGTCCGCCGCCGCGAGCCCGTCTGGTTCCGCCCGTGGGTGGACATCGAACGCGAGGCGGTCGCGCTACGCACGTTCGAGCTGGCGTGGGTGCCGGGTCTGTTGCAGACCGAGGCGTACGCCCGGGCCACGTTCATCGGCCAGCCGCTGACCGCCGACGAGATCACCGACCTGGTCACCGCCCGGCTGGACCGGCAGGGCATCCTCACCCGGCCGCGCGGGCCGCTGTACGTCGTGGTGCTCGACGAGCAGGTACTGCGCCGCACCGCCGCCGGCGACCGGGCGCTGATGGCCGCGCAGGTGACCCACCTGCTCGCCTGCGCCGAGCTGCCGAACGTGCAGCTCCACGTGGTGCCGGCCGACACACCGACCTATCCCGGGCTGGACGGGCCGTTCGTCATCGCGGAGCTGCGCGACGGCAACCGCGTGGCGCATGTGGACAGCCAGGCCCGCGCGCAGATCATCGAGCAGCCCTCGGAGATTGCTACCCTGGAGCGTCGGTGGGAACGCATCCGGGGCGAGGCGCTGCCCCGCGCGCGGACCCTGGAACTGCTGAGGGAAGTGGCGGCGGCATGGACCTGA
- a CDS encoding DUF397 domain-containing protein, with the protein MDLSGARWRKSTRSGGNGGNCVEVAGNLPGVVGVRDSKDPAGPVLTFTPAAWTRFVTSTRR; encoded by the coding sequence ATGGACCTGAGCGGCGCCCGGTGGCGCAAGAGCACCCGCAGCGGCGGCAACGGCGGCAACTGCGTCGAGGTCGCCGGCAACCTGCCCGGTGTGGTCGGCGTCCGCGACTCGAAGGACCCGGCCGGGCCGGTGCTCACCTTCACCCCGGCCGCGTGGACCCGGTTCGTGACGTCGACCCGCCGCTGA
- a CDS encoding GNAT family N-acetyltransferase, with translation MTADPPPATGRLTFAEMTVDDLDDMAALLGDPVVMRYYPRPKIRAEALDWIRWNEGLYRGHGFGLWVLRSRATGEFVGDCGLTPQPVDGVMEVEVGYHLRTGMQGRGFATEAAAACRDHARDRLGVDRLVAIIHPDNMPSQRVAERIGLSFERATTSESGDPVHVYAARLA, from the coding sequence ATGACTGCTGATCCGCCGCCCGCCACCGGACGACTGACCTTCGCCGAGATGACCGTCGACGACCTCGACGACATGGCCGCCCTTCTCGGCGACCCGGTCGTGATGCGCTACTACCCGCGACCGAAGATCCGGGCGGAGGCACTGGACTGGATCCGCTGGAACGAGGGCCTCTACCGCGGCCACGGCTTCGGACTGTGGGTGCTCAGGTCACGGGCGACAGGCGAGTTCGTCGGCGACTGCGGTCTCACTCCGCAGCCGGTGGACGGGGTGATGGAGGTCGAAGTCGGTTACCACCTGCGGACCGGGATGCAGGGTCGCGGATTCGCCACGGAGGCGGCGGCCGCGTGTCGCGACCACGCGCGCGATCGGCTGGGCGTCGACCGTCTCGTCGCGATCATCCACCCGGACAACATGCCCTCACAGCGGGTCGCGGAGCGGATCGGGCTGAGCTTCGAGCGTGCGACGACGTCCGAATCGGGGGATCCGGTGCATGTGTACGCCGCGCGTCTGGCCTGA